From Pseudomonas fluorescens, one genomic window encodes:
- a CDS encoding ABC transporter permease, which yields MLLTPNAMSRRMRFGLYATTGLIGLFLLLPIVFIVLLSFGSSQWLVFPPPGWTLKWYGQFFSNADWMNAAMASLKVALLTTFFAVALGLPTAFALVRGRFPGREMLYGLFTLPMIVPLVIIAVAVYALFLKLGYTGTMFAFVVSHVIVALPFTIISIINSLKLFDQSIEDAAVICGASRLQAVFKVTFPAIRPGMVAGALFAFLVSWDEVVLSVMMASPTLQTLPVKMWTTLRQDLTPVIAVASTLLIGLSVLVMVIAAALRRRNEISA from the coding sequence ATGCTCCTGACTCCCAATGCGATGAGCCGGCGGATGCGCTTCGGCCTATACGCCACCACCGGTTTGATCGGCCTGTTCCTGCTGCTGCCGATCGTGTTTATCGTCCTGCTGTCGTTCGGTTCCTCGCAATGGCTGGTGTTCCCGCCTCCGGGCTGGACCCTGAAATGGTACGGCCAGTTCTTCTCCAATGCCGACTGGATGAACGCCGCCATGGCGAGCCTCAAGGTGGCGCTGCTGACCACCTTCTTTGCGGTCGCCCTCGGCCTGCCGACCGCCTTCGCCCTGGTGCGCGGGCGCTTTCCCGGCCGGGAAATGCTCTACGGCCTGTTCACCCTGCCGATGATTGTGCCGCTGGTGATCATCGCCGTGGCGGTTTACGCGCTATTCCTAAAACTGGGGTACACCGGGACCATGTTCGCCTTTGTGGTCAGCCACGTGATCGTCGCGTTGCCATTCACCATTATCTCGATCATCAACTCGCTGAAGCTGTTCGACCAGTCGATCGAAGACGCCGCCGTCATCTGCGGCGCCTCGCGGTTGCAGGCGGTGTTCAAGGTGACCTTTCCGGCGATCCGCCCGGGCATGGTCGCCGGCGCCCTCTTCGCCTTCCTCGTGTCCTGGGATGAAGTGGTGCTCAGCGTAATGATGGCCAGCCCGACCCTGCAAACCCTTCCCGTGAAAATGTGGACCACCCTGCGCCAGGACCTGACCCCGGTGATCGCCGTCGCTTCGACGCTGCTGATCGGCCTTTCGGTATTGGTCATGGTGATCGCCGCCGCCCTTCGCCGGCGCAACGAAATCAGCGCCTGA
- a CDS encoding EAL domain-containing protein → MKRSRVKLRGMFLSVLAVLVPLAISTMIGWWLTVFAAQERLVTLAQIASQRASQTLDLASRALKDVALTDLQPCSPEGIEQMRIVAMNSFSVESVGYEEDVFACTSWGATPPRSQVLPHDFITEDGVRVSIDAPPESEGLKPMLALQYAAFNVLVDPEQFREVTLDDGIRVAIASKQGRLLGPTDSTTAHFLALVHQGPTHGLKDGFLYTLVPQPNLSVLAAIPREFLLRSFWRNQLYLLPLGLLGAAGLLTLVIRAWRRGLSPLAALERAVRRQEFIVYYQPIFDIASRRCIGAEALIRWRKPGGEIVAPDLFIPLAEASGLIQPITDQLIHAIIDDLGPLLVRDRALHVAINLAATDVCSGRFLPILQRQIQHANVLPAQIWLEVTERSFIDPAAASRTIEQAREAGFVVALDDFGTGYSSLQYLQQLPLDVLKIDRSFIDRISQAQQSAPLVTHVIEMGRALHLDLVAEGVETVQQLDYLRANHVKYAQGWLFAKAMDCEHFKQLYLTAAVQPLGFEEQVIGV, encoded by the coding sequence ATGAAACGCTCCAGAGTCAAACTGCGCGGCATGTTCCTCAGTGTGCTGGCCGTGCTGGTGCCGCTGGCAATCAGCACCATGATCGGTTGGTGGTTGACGGTTTTCGCGGCCCAGGAACGCCTGGTGACGCTGGCGCAGATTGCTTCGCAGCGCGCCAGCCAGACCCTGGACCTGGCCTCCCGGGCCCTGAAGGACGTCGCCCTGACTGACCTGCAGCCCTGTTCACCGGAGGGTATCGAGCAGATGCGCATCGTCGCGATGAACAGCTTTTCGGTCGAATCGGTGGGCTACGAGGAAGATGTGTTTGCCTGTACCTCGTGGGGCGCCACGCCCCCCAGGTCGCAGGTGTTGCCCCACGATTTCATCACCGAGGACGGCGTCAGGGTGTCCATCGATGCCCCGCCCGAGAGCGAGGGCCTGAAACCGATGCTGGCCCTGCAGTACGCCGCGTTCAATGTGCTGGTGGATCCCGAGCAGTTTCGCGAGGTGACACTCGATGATGGAATCCGTGTCGCCATCGCCAGCAAACAGGGGCGCCTGCTGGGGCCAACCGATTCGACGACCGCGCACTTTCTGGCGTTGGTGCACCAAGGCCCGACTCACGGCCTCAAGGACGGATTCCTCTACACCCTGGTCCCGCAGCCTAACCTCAGCGTACTGGCGGCCATCCCTCGGGAATTCCTGCTACGCAGCTTCTGGAGGAACCAGTTGTACCTGCTGCCCCTGGGCTTGCTCGGCGCGGCGGGGCTGCTGACCCTGGTGATACGCGCCTGGCGCCGTGGCCTGTCGCCCCTGGCTGCGCTGGAGCGGGCGGTGCGTCGCCAGGAGTTTATCGTCTATTACCAACCGATTTTTGACATCGCCAGCCGCCGCTGCATTGGCGCCGAAGCGCTGATTCGCTGGCGCAAACCGGGCGGCGAGATCGTCGCGCCGGACCTGTTCATCCCCTTGGCCGAGGCCAGCGGGCTGATCCAGCCGATCACCGATCAACTGATTCACGCCATCATCGATGACCTGGGGCCGTTGCTGGTGCGTGACCGAGCCCTGCATGTCGCAATAAACCTGGCTGCCACGGATGTCTGCTCCGGACGCTTCCTGCCAATCCTGCAGCGGCAGATCCAGCACGCCAACGTGCTGCCCGCGCAGATCTGGCTGGAGGTCACGGAGCGCAGCTTCATCGATCCGGCGGCGGCCAGCAGAACCATCGAACAGGCCCGCGAGGCCGGCTTCGTCGTGGCGCTGGACGACTTCGGCACCGGTTATTCGAGCCTGCAATACCTGCAGCAATTGCCGCTCGATGTGCTGAAGATCGACCGCTCCTTTATCGACCGCATCAGCCAGGCGCAACAGTCGGCGCCACTGGTCACCCACGTCATCGAAATGGGCCGTGCCCTGCATCTGGACCTGGTGGCCGAGGGCGTCGAGACCGTGCAGCAACTCGACTACCTGCGGGCCAACCACGTCAAGTACGCCCAGGGCTGGCTGTTCGCCAAGGCCATGGATTGCGAGCATTTCAAGCAGTTGTACCTGACGGCTGCAGTGCAGCCCTTGGGATTCGAGGAACAGGTGATCGGCGTGTGA
- a CDS encoding cytochrome b encodes MTRNAAVTRYANLSIILHWLMLALFVGVYASVELKGMLPRGSSARSLLMGFHGLFGLSIFALVWLRLLGRLTPRPPIIPKPRAWQTGLSHLMHLALYGLMIATPILAWLMLAAGDKGFPYFGFHLPAPVGVDPDLAKRLKYWHELLGSSGYWLIGLHAAAGLFHHYWVRDNTLSRMLLQRHRY; translated from the coding sequence ATGACCCGCAACGCCGCCGTCACCCGTTATGCAAACCTGTCGATCATCCTGCACTGGCTGATGCTCGCGCTGTTCGTCGGCGTCTATGCCAGCGTCGAGCTCAAAGGCATGCTGCCCAGAGGCAGCAGCGCACGGAGTTTGCTGATGGGTTTTCATGGCTTGTTCGGCCTGAGTATCTTTGCCCTGGTGTGGCTGCGTTTGCTCGGCCGCCTGACCCCGCGCCCGCCGATCATCCCGAAGCCGCGCGCCTGGCAAACCGGTCTCTCCCATCTGATGCACCTGGCGCTGTACGGGCTGATGATCGCCACGCCAATCCTTGCATGGCTGATGCTGGCCGCTGGCGACAAAGGGTTTCCCTACTTCGGCTTCCACCTGCCAGCGCCGGTGGGCGTCGATCCGGACCTGGCCAAGCGCCTCAAGTACTGGCATGAACTGCTGGGCAGCAGCGGTTATTGGCTGATCGGCCTGCACGCAGCGGCGGGCCTGTTTCATCACTATTGGGTGCGTGACAACACCTTGAGCCGGATGCTGCTTCAGCGTCACCGCTATTGA
- a CDS encoding ABC transporter ATP-binding protein, with translation MSAVIKDSAQHNDQPLVSLRNLNKHYGDFAAVDNISLDIKDGEFLTFLGSSGSGKSTTLSMLAGFETPSSGEILVNGQSLVNVPPHKRDIGMVFQRYSLFPHLSVRDNIAFPLQIRKLAAAERERRVDAMLKLVQLDKFAHRRPSQLSGGQQQRVAIARALVYEPRILLMDEPLGALDKKLREDLQDELRQLHRRLGITIVYVTHDQEEAMRLSQRIAIFSHGKIVGLGSGYDLYQNPPNAFVASFLGNSNFLRLKAQGNAAASFEGQPLSIRLTAGLQTEQDVLLMVRPEKALALSVAQAAEEPLAAGWNEVSAKVVEVLFLGESQTCSVVTSGGTSMTVKALSAAGMPLKAGDPVRVRWATADACVYTEWAESDLNKAAGAH, from the coding sequence ATGAGTGCAGTGATCAAAGACAGCGCCCAGCACAACGACCAGCCACTGGTCAGCCTGCGTAACCTGAACAAGCACTACGGCGACTTTGCCGCCGTGGACAATATCTCGCTGGACATCAAGGACGGTGAGTTCCTGACCTTCCTCGGCTCCAGTGGCTCGGGCAAAAGCACCACCCTGTCGATGCTCGCCGGCTTTGAAACGCCGAGCAGCGGCGAGATCCTGGTCAACGGCCAGTCGCTGGTCAACGTGCCACCGCACAAACGCGACATCGGCATGGTGTTCCAGCGTTACTCGCTGTTCCCCCATCTGTCGGTGCGCGACAACATCGCCTTCCCTTTGCAGATTCGCAAACTGGCGGCCGCTGAACGCGAGCGCCGGGTCGACGCGATGCTCAAGCTGGTGCAACTGGACAAATTTGCCCATCGCCGCCCTTCGCAACTGTCCGGCGGTCAGCAACAGCGGGTGGCCATCGCCCGTGCACTGGTCTACGAACCACGCATCCTGCTGATGGACGAACCCCTCGGCGCGCTGGACAAGAAACTTCGCGAAGACCTGCAGGACGAACTGCGCCAGCTGCACCGGCGCCTGGGCATCACCATCGTCTACGTGACCCACGACCAGGAAGAAGCCATGCGCCTGTCGCAACGCATCGCAATCTTCAGCCACGGCAAAATCGTCGGCCTGGGCAGCGGCTACGACCTGTACCAGAACCCACCGAACGCCTTTGTCGCCTCGTTCCTCGGCAACTCCAACTTCCTCCGGCTCAAGGCCCAGGGCAACGCGGCGGCCTCCTTCGAAGGCCAACCGCTGTCGATCCGCCTGACCGCCGGCCTGCAGACCGAGCAGGATGTCCTGCTGATGGTCCGCCCGGAAAAAGCCCTGGCCCTGAGCGTCGCCCAGGCCGCCGAAGAACCGCTGGCCGCCGGCTGGAACGAAGTCTCGGCGAAAGTGGTGGAAGTGTTGTTCCTCGGTGAAAGCCAGACCTGCAGCGTGGTGACGTCCGGCGGCACCTCGATGACCGTCAAGGCGCTGTCCGCTGCCGGCATGCCGCTCAAGGCCGGAGATCCGGTGCGGGTGCGCTGGGCCACGGCGGATGCCTGTGTGTACACCGAATGGGCGGAAAGCGATTTGAACAAGGCCGCTGGGGCGCATTGA
- a CDS encoding ABC transporter substrate-binding protein, whose product MVLNKRVTAVLFAGLLSATSQALMAAESVNFVSWGGSTQDAQKQAWADPFSKASGITVVQDGPTDYGKLKAMVESGNVQWDVVDVEADFALRAAAEGLLEPLDFNVIDRSKIDPRFVSDHGVGSFFFSFVLGYNEGKLGANKPQDWTALFDTKTYPGKRALYKWPSPGVLELALLADGVAADKLYPLDLDRAFKKLDTIKKDIVWWGGGAQSQQLLASGEASMGQFWNGRIHALQEDGAPVGVSWKQNLVMADILVIPKGSKNKDAAMKFLANASSAKGQADFSNLTAYAPVNIDSVARLDSVLAPNLPTAYAKDQITLDFAYWAKNGQAIATRWNEWLVK is encoded by the coding sequence ATGGTGTTGAACAAACGTGTCACCGCAGTGCTGTTCGCCGGCCTGCTGAGCGCGACCAGCCAAGCGTTGATGGCCGCTGAAAGCGTCAACTTCGTCAGCTGGGGCGGGAGTACCCAGGATGCGCAGAAGCAGGCCTGGGCCGACCCGTTCAGCAAGGCCAGCGGCATCACCGTGGTCCAGGACGGCCCGACCGACTACGGCAAACTCAAGGCCATGGTCGAAAGCGGCAACGTGCAGTGGGACGTGGTCGACGTTGAGGCCGACTTCGCCCTGCGCGCCGCCGCCGAAGGCCTGCTCGAACCCCTCGACTTCAACGTCATCGACCGCAGCAAGATCGACCCGCGTTTCGTCTCCGATCACGGCGTCGGCTCGTTCTTCTTTTCCTTCGTCCTCGGCTACAACGAAGGCAAGCTGGGCGCCAACAAGCCCCAGGACTGGACTGCGCTGTTCGACACCAAGACCTACCCCGGCAAACGCGCTCTCTACAAATGGCCCAGCCCCGGCGTGCTCGAGTTGGCGCTGCTGGCCGACGGCGTAGCGGCCGACAAGCTGTATCCGCTGGATCTGGATCGCGCCTTCAAGAAACTCGACACCATCAAAAAAGACATCGTCTGGTGGGGCGGCGGCGCGCAGTCGCAACAGCTGCTGGCCTCGGGCGAAGCGAGCATGGGCCAGTTCTGGAACGGCCGCATCCACGCCCTGCAAGAAGACGGCGCGCCGGTTGGCGTGAGCTGGAAACAGAACCTGGTCATGGCCGATATCCTGGTCATCCCCAAGGGCTCGAAAAACAAGGACGCGGCCATGAAGTTCCTGGCCAACGCCAGCAGCGCCAAGGGTCAGGCCGACTTCTCCAACCTCACCGCCTATGCGCCGGTCAACATCGACAGCGTGGCGCGCCTGGATTCGGTACTGGCGCCCAACCTGCCAACGGCCTACGCCAAGGACCAGATCACTCTTGATTTCGCGTACTGGGCCAAAAACGGCCAGGCCATCGCGACACGGTGGAACGAATGGCTGGTCAAATGA
- a CDS encoding g-type lysozyme inhibitor, which yields MKPARLLSLVLAASVSTLVLAGDNVTTVPVNFAKGASSAVLKGTFSGYDSVRYTLDAKAGQHMSVRISGSNNANFNVFAPGGEPGAETALGSGYVGGDWNAELPASGQYSVQVYQPRATARRGTAVPYSIEFQVK from the coding sequence ATGAAACCTGCACGCTTGCTTTCCCTGGTCCTCGCGGCGTCCGTCTCCACACTGGTGCTCGCCGGGGACAACGTCACCACGGTCCCGGTGAACTTCGCCAAGGGCGCCTCCAGTGCCGTACTCAAGGGCACCTTCAGCGGCTACGACAGCGTGCGCTATACCCTCGACGCCAAGGCCGGGCAGCACATGAGCGTGCGCATCAGTGGCAGCAACAACGCCAATTTCAATGTCTTTGCCCCGGGCGGTGAGCCAGGTGCCGAGACGGCGCTGGGCAGCGGTTATGTGGGCGGCGACTGGAATGCCGAACTGCCGGCCTCCGGGCAGTACAGCGTGCAGGTGTATCAGCCTCGCGCCACCGCGCGCCGAGGTACGGCGGTGCCCTACAGCATCGAATTCCAGGTCAAGTAG
- a CDS encoding aromatic ring-hydroxylating dioxygenase subunit alpha: MYPKNTWYVACTPDEIADKPLGRQICGEKIVFYRGQEGRVAAVEDFCPHRGAPLSLGYVENGNLVCGYHGLVMGCDGKTVEMPGQRVRGFPCNKTYAVVERYGFIWVWPGEQDQADPALIHHLEWAVSDEWAYGGGLFHINCDYRLMIDNLMDLTHETYVHASSIGQKEIDEVAPVTTVEGDEVVTARHMENIMAPPFWRMALRGNNLADDVPVDRWQICRFSPPSHVLIEVGVAHAGKGGYHAEPQHKASSIVVDFITPETETSIWYFWGMARNFNPQDDALTATIREGQGKIFSEDLDMLEQQQKNLLANPQRNLLKLNIDAGGVQSRRVLERIIARERAPAVELIATAN; encoded by the coding sequence ATGTATCCAAAGAACACTTGGTATGTCGCCTGCACCCCCGACGAGATCGCTGACAAGCCCCTGGGCCGGCAGATCTGTGGTGAGAAAATCGTTTTCTATCGCGGTCAGGAAGGCCGGGTGGCCGCCGTCGAAGATTTCTGCCCACACCGTGGTGCGCCGCTGTCGCTGGGTTATGTCGAGAACGGCAACCTGGTCTGTGGCTACCACGGCCTGGTCATGGGCTGCGACGGCAAGACCGTGGAAATGCCGGGCCAGCGCGTGCGCGGTTTTCCGTGCAACAAGACCTACGCGGTGGTCGAGCGCTACGGTTTCATCTGGGTCTGGCCGGGCGAGCAGGACCAGGCTGATCCGGCGCTGATCCATCACCTGGAATGGGCGGTCAGCGACGAGTGGGCCTACGGTGGCGGGCTGTTCCACATCAATTGCGACTATCGCCTGATGATCGACAACCTGATGGACCTCACCCACGAAACCTACGTGCATGCCTCGAGCATCGGCCAGAAAGAGATCGATGAAGTGGCGCCAGTGACCACGGTCGAGGGCGACGAGGTGGTCACTGCACGGCACATGGAAAACATCATGGCGCCGCCGTTCTGGCGCATGGCCCTGCGCGGCAACAACCTGGCCGACGATGTGCCGGTGGACCGCTGGCAGATCTGCCGTTTCAGTCCGCCCAGCCACGTGTTGATCGAAGTGGGTGTGGCTCACGCCGGCAAGGGCGGCTACCACGCCGAGCCGCAGCATAAGGCGTCGAGCATTGTGGTCGACTTCATCACCCCGGAAACCGAGACCTCGATCTGGTACTTCTGGGGCATGGCACGCAATTTCAATCCGCAGGACGATGCGCTGACCGCGACCATCCGCGAGGGCCAGGGCAAAATCTTCAGCGAAGACCTGGACATGCTCGAACAGCAGCAAAAAAACCTGCTGGCCAACCCTCAGCGCAACCTCCTCAAGCTCAATATCGATGCCGGTGGCGTGCAATCGCGACGGGTGCTGGAACGCATCATCGCCCGCGAACGCGCGCCGGCTGTCGAGCTGATCGCCACGGCCAACTAG
- a CDS encoding response regulator: protein MARILIADEHPMTRLALRLLLQEQLHSIVGEARDGLEALSLATSLRPDLLIIDLDLSRITGLDVISHLRARGVQQPILGFSTQDSRHFVSRFLQAGASGFVSKHQEPDVLKEAITVLLRGQTYFSSELLGSVHRNSLQENDAERIATLSNRELSVLSLLASGYSNQQIANELTIGEKSVSTYRARLRAKLNLHNMLDLFDFARRNRLAAPASQLHAPVAEHSEDTEMWRSMVQSLPAAFYVRDTEARLVYANPAHLAMYHAQLEQILGTLTTEVDWYKPGDARNMLLFLQRAIAEERAFDKDIELSIHGQRRVLHHWGTPYRDAQGQMLGMICCSTDITRRYEQLDALRARAESAELAQRQLLELLDSVSQQMTAGLAELGAALAADGSQLPSQASEQLRDLQGHLQQLQRALHTPEPADQATITTDLVELTVQVLRDLRGRAEQKHISLFLDSDNLSRSSVMADRARLHELLCHLGRYAIDLSPAGEVRLSLACTAKQTHLGVRMTFRGSPVPSTEPQRAYSLTELTREASTAEQPRNRLDLNLARHLASQLGAELQVTHLPEQGLSATLHLLLPIAPV from the coding sequence ATGGCACGGATTCTCATCGCAGACGAACACCCGATGACCCGGCTCGCGCTTCGCCTGCTGCTGCAGGAACAACTGCACAGCATCGTCGGCGAGGCACGCGACGGCCTTGAAGCCTTGAGTCTGGCCACCAGCCTGAGGCCTGACTTACTGATCATCGATCTCGATCTGTCCCGCATTACTGGTCTGGACGTCATCAGCCACCTGCGTGCGCGCGGTGTGCAACAGCCCATCCTCGGGTTCAGCACCCAGGACTCACGGCATTTCGTCAGCCGTTTCCTGCAGGCCGGCGCTTCCGGTTTCGTCAGCAAGCACCAGGAACCCGATGTGCTCAAGGAAGCCATCACCGTGCTGCTGCGTGGCCAGACTTACTTCTCCAGCGAACTGCTGGGCAGCGTCCACCGCAACAGCCTGCAAGAGAATGATGCCGAGCGCATCGCCACCCTTTCCAATCGCGAATTGAGTGTGCTCAGTCTGCTCGCCAGTGGGTACAGCAACCAGCAGATTGCCAACGAACTGACCATTGGCGAGAAATCGGTCAGCACCTATCGCGCACGATTGCGGGCCAAGCTCAACTTGCACAACATGCTCGACCTGTTCGATTTTGCCCGGCGCAACCGCCTTGCCGCGCCCGCCAGTCAGTTGCACGCGCCCGTTGCCGAACACAGCGAAGACACCGAGATGTGGCGCTCCATGGTGCAGAGCCTGCCTGCCGCCTTCTACGTACGGGATACCGAGGCGCGCCTGGTTTACGCCAATCCGGCGCACCTTGCGATGTACCACGCGCAACTGGAACAGATCCTCGGCACCCTGACCACCGAAGTTGATTGGTACAAGCCTGGCGACGCGCGCAACATGCTGCTGTTCCTGCAGCGCGCCATCGCCGAGGAGCGCGCCTTCGACAAAGACATCGAGCTGAGCATCCACGGCCAGCGCCGGGTCCTGCACCACTGGGGCACGCCGTACCGCGACGCGCAAGGCCAGATGCTCGGGATGATCTGCTGCAGCACCGATATCACCCGGCGCTACGAACAACTCGACGCCCTGCGCGCCCGAGCCGAAAGCGCGGAACTGGCCCAGCGGCAACTGCTGGAATTGCTCGACAGTGTCAGCCAGCAAATGACCGCGGGACTGGCGGAACTCGGGGCGGCCCTTGCGGCTGACGGCAGCCAACTGCCCTCCCAAGCCAGCGAACAGCTGCGAGATTTGCAAGGCCATCTGCAGCAGTTGCAGCGTGCACTGCACACACCGGAGCCTGCTGATCAGGCGACGATCACGACAGACCTCGTGGAACTGACCGTGCAGGTGTTGCGCGACTTGCGCGGGCGGGCGGAGCAAAAGCACATCAGCCTGTTCCTCGACAGCGACAACCTGTCCCGCTCCAGCGTCATGGCCGACCGCGCACGCCTGCATGAACTGTTGTGCCACCTTGGCCGCTATGCCATCGACCTGAGCCCGGCCGGCGAAGTGCGGCTGAGTCTCGCCTGCACCGCGAAGCAGACCCACCTCGGCGTGCGCATGACCTTTCGCGGCAGCCCCGTACCCAGCACCGAGCCGCAGCGCGCCTATTCCCTGACGGAACTCACCCGCGAGGCAAGCACGGCCGAGCAACCCCGCAATCGCCTCGACCTCAACCTCGCCCGCCACCTGGCCAGCCAACTGGGCGCCGAACTGCAGGTCACCCATCTGCCGGAACAAGGCCTGAGCGCTACCCTGCATTTGTTGTTGCCGATAGCGCCCGTGTAG
- a CDS encoding MFS transporter, giving the protein MTSTTAQQVSPATLRRVIVAAGIGNFVEWFDFAVYGFLATTIAQQFFPSGDPSAALLKTFAVFAVAFAFRPLGGIFFGMLGDRIGRKRTLAMTILLMAAATTLIGLLPTYAAIGVAAPILLSLIRCAQGFSAGGEYAGACAYLMEHAPNDKRAWYGSFIPVSTFSAFAAAAVVAYALEASLSAEAMGSWGWRLPFLIAAPLGLVGLYLRWKLDETPAFQAVTEEHAVAHSPLKETLRNHAWAMCCLGAFVSLTALSFYMFTTYFATYLQVAGGLSRATALLVSLIALLFAAAICPLAGLYSDRVGRRMTVVTACVLLIVAVYPAFMLASSGSFAASVVGVMLLAVGAVLCGVVTAALLSETFPTRTRYTASAITYNMAYTLFGGTAPLVATWLISTSGSNLSPAFYLIAIALLALAGGLALPETSRISLHEVAGDHKGTGAKARVVNT; this is encoded by the coding sequence ATGACGAGTACCACTGCGCAACAAGTAAGCCCCGCCACGCTAAGGCGAGTGATCGTGGCCGCGGGTATCGGCAATTTCGTCGAGTGGTTCGACTTTGCTGTCTACGGGTTTCTGGCCACCACCATCGCCCAGCAATTCTTCCCCAGCGGCGATCCCAGCGCGGCGCTGCTGAAGACCTTTGCGGTGTTCGCTGTAGCTTTTGCGTTTCGGCCTCTAGGCGGGATTTTCTTCGGCATGCTGGGTGACCGGATTGGTCGCAAGCGCACCCTGGCGATGACCATTCTGCTGATGGCGGCGGCAACCACCTTGATCGGTTTGCTGCCCACCTATGCCGCAATCGGTGTCGCGGCACCGATCCTGCTGTCGCTGATCCGTTGCGCCCAGGGCTTTTCCGCCGGCGGCGAGTACGCCGGGGCCTGTGCCTATCTGATGGAGCACGCGCCGAACGATAAACGCGCCTGGTACGGCAGCTTCATTCCGGTGTCGACCTTTTCCGCATTCGCTGCAGCCGCAGTGGTGGCCTACGCCCTCGAGGCGTCGTTATCCGCCGAAGCCATGGGCAGTTGGGGCTGGCGCCTGCCGTTCCTGATTGCCGCGCCCTTGGGTCTGGTGGGGCTTTACCTGCGCTGGAAACTGGATGAGACGCCGGCGTTCCAGGCGGTAACCGAAGAGCATGCCGTCGCCCACTCGCCGCTCAAGGAAACGTTGCGTAACCATGCTTGGGCAATGTGCTGCCTGGGCGCATTCGTCTCGCTCACGGCGTTATCGTTCTATATGTTCACCACCTACTTCGCGACCTACCTGCAAGTGGCCGGAGGCCTGAGTCGCGCAACGGCGTTGCTGGTGTCGCTGATTGCCTTGCTGTTTGCTGCCGCGATCTGCCCGCTGGCCGGGCTGTACTCGGACCGGGTCGGCCGCCGAATGACTGTCGTGACCGCCTGCGTCCTGTTGATCGTGGCGGTGTATCCGGCATTTATGCTGGCCAGCTCCGGCTCGTTCGCCGCATCGGTGGTCGGCGTCATGCTGCTGGCGGTCGGCGCGGTATTGTGCGGCGTGGTCACCGCCGCCCTGCTCTCGGAAACCTTCCCGACCCGCACCCGGTACACCGCCTCGGCCATCACCTACAACATGGCCTACACCCTCTTCGGCGGCACCGCGCCGCTGGTGGCGACCTGGCTGATCAGCACCAGCGGCAGCAACTTGTCGCCGGCGTTTTACTTGATTGCGATTGCCTTATTGGCATTGGCGGGTGGGTTGGCACTGCCGGAAACGTCGCGGATTTCCCTGCATGAGGTAGCGGGCGACCATAAAGGAACAGGCGCCAAGGCCAGGGTCGTCAACACCTGA
- a CDS encoding ABC transporter permease yields the protein MKMTVPASRPSTSAGSAAGAAGQASAMNQSPTLAQRWRGSSNLLPALLFLGLFFLAPLIGLLLRGVLEPVPGLGNYEQLFANSAYARVLLNTFSVAGLVTIFSLLLGFPLAWAITLVPRGWGRWILNIVLLSMWTSLLARTYSWLVLLQASGVINKTLMALGIIDQPLEMVHNLTGVVIGMSYIMIPFIVLPLQATMQAIDPMILQAGSICGASPWTNFFRVFLPLCRPGLFSGGLMVFVMSLGYYVTPALLGGAQNMMLPEFIIQQVQSFLNWGLASAGAALLIVITLVLFYFYLKLQPESPVGASNAR from the coding sequence ATGAAAATGACGGTTCCTGCATCCCGTCCATCCACGTCTGCCGGGAGCGCCGCTGGCGCTGCCGGCCAGGCCTCTGCGATGAATCAATCACCGACCCTGGCCCAGCGCTGGCGCGGTTCTAGCAACCTGCTCCCGGCGCTGCTGTTCCTCGGCCTGTTCTTTCTCGCGCCACTGATCGGCCTGCTGCTGCGTGGCGTGCTGGAGCCGGTGCCGGGGCTGGGCAACTACGAGCAACTGTTCGCCAACTCGGCCTATGCCCGGGTCCTGCTCAACACCTTCTCGGTGGCCGGCCTGGTGACCATTTTCAGCCTGTTGCTGGGCTTTCCGCTGGCCTGGGCAATCACCCTGGTGCCCCGGGGCTGGGGACGCTGGATCCTCAACATCGTGCTGCTGTCGATGTGGACCAGCCTGCTGGCCCGCACCTATTCCTGGCTGGTGCTGCTGCAAGCCTCGGGAGTGATCAACAAGACCCTGATGGCCCTGGGCATCATCGATCAGCCGCTGGAAATGGTGCATAACCTGACCGGTGTGGTGATCGGCATGAGCTACATCATGATCCCGTTCATCGTGCTGCCGTTGCAGGCGACCATGCAGGCCATCGACCCGATGATCCTGCAGGCCGGTTCCATCTGCGGTGCCAGCCCCTGGACCAACTTCTTCCGGGTGTTCCTGCCGCTGTGCCGGCCGGGGCTATTTTCCGGCGGGCTGATGGTGTTCGTGATGTCCCTCGGTTACTACGTGACCCCGGCCCTGCTCGGCGGCGCGCAGAACATGATGCTGCCCGAGTTCATCATTCAGCAGGTGCAGTCGTTCCTCAACTGGGGCCTGGCCAGCGCCGGCGCCGCATTGCTGATCGTGATCACCCTGGTGCTGTTTTACTTCTACCTGAAGCTGCAACCGGAATCCCCGGTTGGCGCCAGTAACGCGAGGTAA